GACGGAGCCGGAGACGATGCGGACATCGAACCGCTCTCCCCCCTCTGCCCTCGACATTTCCCCCATTCCTCTTATGCGCACAGCGGCTGGAGTGGGAGTGCGGCGACAACTTCGCTCCCATCCCGGGACGGGAGACGCGGGACATGAAGCGCTCGGACTACCAGGCGCTGGTGCACGGTACCCGGCTGGTCACGTTCCCCTCGCACTTCGTGGAGCGGCAGAAGAACGTGAAGACGGTGGTGGCGGGTGAGGAGCGCAAGCCGCTGGCGGAGGAAGTGGGCCGCAACTGGTACCTGCGGATGCCGGAAAAGGATTGCCAGCAGGCGATGGACTTCGCGAAGCCGAGGTCGGCCTACTGGCGGCTGCTGCAGGAGACCTGGGCGGAACTGTTCGAGCAGGTGGATGACTTCACCGAGGTCACTC
Above is a window of Cystobacter fuscus DNA encoding:
- a CDS encoding DUF6607 family protein, whose translation is MEWECGDNFAPIPGRETRDMKRSDYQALVHGTRLVTFPSHFVERQKNVKTVVAGEERKPLAEEVGRNWYLRMPEKDCQQAMDFAKPRSAYWRLLQETWAELFEQVDDFTEVTPPEAPPRFMKLMELEDEVLPRLAEPAGKVEARKRILEIIQTYRPAAATKAP